GGTGGTTCTGAATATTTTCAAAAAGTACCAAGTGTTTATTTAAGTAACAATCGTAGAGGTTTAACTTTAAAAGATTCTGAAAATGTACTTGCCTTTATTAAAGGTTCTGAAAAACCTGATGAAATTATAGTTATTTCTGCACATTTAGATCATGAAGGTATCAAGGATGGAGAAATTTATAACGGTGCTGATGATGATGGTTCTGGTACGGTAGCAATATTAGAAATTGCAGAAGCCTTTAAAAAAGCAGCAGATGCTGGTAAAGGTCCTAAACGTTCTGTATTATTTTTACATGTAACAGGAGAAGAAAAAGGTTTATTAGGTTCGAAATATTATACTGAAAACCCTATTTTTCCGTTAAAAAATACCGTTACCGATTTAAATATTGATATGATTGGTAGAGTTGACGAGCTTCATAAAGGAAAACCAAATTATGTATATTTAATTGGAGCAGATAAATTAAGTACAGAATTACATAATATATCTGAAGCTATGAATAAAAAATATACAAATATCGCTTTAGATTATAAATATAACGATGAAAATGATCCGAATCGTTTTTACTATCGTTCAGATCATTATAACTTTGCAAAACATAATATTCCTGTTATTTTCTATTTTAACGGAACTCATGAAGATTATCATAAACCAACAGATACTGCAGATAAAATTAACTACGAACTGTTAGAAAACAGAACTCGTTTAGTTTTTCATACTGCTTGGGAAGTTGCAAATCGTGAAGACCGTATAACGATAGACAAAATAGCAACTAAATAATCACAAATTATTTTTTCATATAAAAACTCACCTATTTGGTGAGTTTTTTGGTTTTTTATGTAAATTACTTATCTAAAAAATTACTTAAAACCACAAGAAAAATGGCATTTGAATTAGACTCAGTAGTTCCTTG
The Tenacibaculum pacificus DNA segment above includes these coding regions:
- a CDS encoding M28 family metallopeptidase, translating into MKKILYVASAIAFIACGTTKETVNIDTEQNVDYAEKFAKTITAKDLGKHLFIYASDEFEGRNTGEPGQKKAVNYLKDFYIAQGIQSPLGGSEYFQKVPSVYLSNNRRGLTLKDSENVLAFIKGSEKPDEIIVISAHLDHEGIKDGEIYNGADDDGSGTVAILEIAEAFKKAADAGKGPKRSVLFLHVTGEEKGLLGSKYYTENPIFPLKNTVTDLNIDMIGRVDELHKGKPNYVYLIGADKLSTELHNISEAMNKKYTNIALDYKYNDENDPNRFYYRSDHYNFAKHNIPVIFYFNGTHEDYHKPTDTADKINYELLENRTRLVFHTAWEVANREDRITIDKIATK